The following coding sequences lie in one Nocardioides sambongensis genomic window:
- the hemL gene encoding glutamate-1-semialdehyde 2,1-aminomutase encodes MTPESDLRRAPARPVARSERLFARGRAVTPGGVNSPVRAFNAVGGTPRFVASAEGPWLTDVDGNTYVDLICSWGPMLLGHQHPEVMAAINAAVARGTSYGTPTEGEVALVEEIVARTPVERLRLVSSGTEATMSAIRLARGFTGRDLVVKFAGCYHGHVDSLLASAGSGLTTFAIPGTPGVPESSTALTLVLPYNDPAAVRAAFAEHGDRIACLITEAAPGNMGVVPPTTVDGAGFNAFLAETCRAHGALFISDEVMTGFRVSRSGQWGTDGAHEGWAPDLMTFGKVMGGGLPAAAFGGRADVMSALAPDGPVYQAGTLSGNPVATAAGLATLQAATDDVYAHLDAVADTLRAAVADTFSAAGLPHVIQSTGSMFSVFLTPDAAPVTDFAGAQRTDVAAYGALFHSMLDQGVHLPPSAYEAWFVSAAHDDRAVQVVLDALPAAAEAAARAATTPGEN; translated from the coding sequence GTGACGCCCGAGTCTGACCTGCGCCGCGCCCCTGCTCGACCCGTCGCCCGTTCGGAGCGGCTCTTCGCGCGGGGACGCGCGGTCACCCCTGGTGGGGTGAACTCGCCGGTTCGGGCGTTCAACGCGGTCGGGGGGACGCCCCGCTTCGTGGCCAGCGCCGAGGGTCCGTGGCTCACCGACGTCGACGGCAACACCTACGTCGACCTGATCTGCTCCTGGGGCCCGATGCTGCTCGGCCACCAGCACCCCGAGGTGATGGCGGCGATCAACGCGGCGGTCGCCCGCGGCACCTCCTACGGCACCCCGACCGAGGGGGAGGTCGCGCTGGTCGAGGAGATCGTCGCCCGTACGCCGGTCGAGCGGCTGCGCCTGGTCTCCTCCGGCACCGAGGCGACGATGTCGGCGATCCGACTCGCCCGCGGCTTCACCGGCCGCGACCTGGTGGTGAAGTTCGCCGGCTGCTACCACGGCCACGTCGACTCGCTGCTCGCCTCCGCCGGCTCCGGCCTGACCACCTTCGCCATCCCCGGCACCCCCGGCGTCCCGGAGTCCTCGACCGCGCTCACCCTGGTGCTGCCCTACAACGACCCCGCGGCGGTGCGCGCGGCGTTCGCCGAGCACGGCGACCGGATCGCCTGCCTGATCACCGAGGCCGCACCCGGCAACATGGGCGTGGTCCCGCCGACGACCGTGGACGGCGCCGGCTTCAACGCGTTCCTCGCCGAGACCTGCCGCGCCCACGGCGCCCTGTTCATCAGCGACGAGGTGATGACCGGCTTCCGGGTCTCCCGCTCGGGACAGTGGGGCACCGACGGCGCCCACGAGGGCTGGGCCCCGGACCTGATGACGTTCGGCAAGGTGATGGGCGGTGGACTCCCGGCCGCCGCGTTCGGGGGACGCGCGGACGTGATGTCCGCGCTCGCGCCGGACGGGCCGGTCTACCAGGCGGGCACCCTGTCCGGGAACCCGGTGGCGACGGCCGCCGGCCTGGCCACGCTGCAGGCCGCCACCGACGACGTCTACGCCCACCTGGACGCGGTCGCCGACACGTTGCGCGCCGCCGTCGCCGACACCTTCTCCGCGGCCGGACTGCCGCACGTCATCCAGTCGACGGGGTCGATGTTCTCGGTCTTCCTGACCCCCGACGCCGCGCCCGTCACCGACTTCGCCGGGGCGCAGCGCACCGACGTGGCGGCGTACGGCGCGCTGTTCCACAGCATGCTCGACCAGGGGGTGCACCTGCCGCCGTCGGCGTACGAGGCGTGGTTCGTCTCCGCCGCCCACGACGACCGGGCTGTGCAGGTTGTGCTCGACGCGCTGCCCGCGGCCGCCGAGGCGGCGGCGAGGGCCGCCACCACCCCAGGAGAGAACTGA
- a CDS encoding glutaredoxin family protein, whose translation MSGAPRVTVYSRPGCHLCEDAIQVVATVCAELGESYREVSIEGDPALEERYGHEIPVTLVDGAQHDFWRVDPGRLRRALRPPTPPQGGRSRGWRRARRTES comes from the coding sequence ATGAGCGGCGCGCCGCGGGTCACCGTCTACTCCCGACCGGGATGCCACCTCTGCGAGGACGCGATCCAGGTGGTCGCCACGGTCTGCGCCGAGCTGGGGGAGTCCTACCGGGAGGTGTCGATCGAGGGCGACCCCGCGCTCGAGGAGCGCTACGGGCACGAGATCCCGGTGACCCTGGTGGACGGCGCCCAGCACGATTTCTGGCGGGTCGACCCGGGCCGTCTGCGGCGCGCGCTGCGGCCACCGACGCCCCCGCAGGGTGGGCGTTCGCGCGGCTGGCGGCGCGCTCGTCGTACTGAGTCGTAA
- the hemC gene encoding hydroxymethylbilane synthase: MTSVPPTVLRIGTRRSALATTQTGHVATLIEELGIATELVEITTDGDRSQAAGTPLAGSSSTGVFVSALREALLAGEVDVAVHSLKDLPTAPEPGIALVAVPPREDPRDVVVARDGLTLGELPVGSIVGTGSPRRAAQLHALGLGVEVRGLRGNVDTRIGHVTSGRYDAVVLARAGLARLGRAGEATEVLDPLQMLPAPGQGALAIECRASDGATREALGALDDPVTRACVLAERSTLATLEGGCSAPIGALAEVAEAEEPGRHELWLRAIVLSTDGALSIRKSASVLLATDPDNWRHDADALGRRLATEMLEDGAHRLETPPGVARPDDVLGMHDPHTTAQSAEVHDA; the protein is encoded by the coding sequence ATGACCTCCGTCCCTCCGACCGTGCTGCGGATCGGCACCCGGCGCTCCGCGCTGGCCACCACCCAGACCGGCCACGTGGCCACCCTGATCGAGGAGCTGGGCATCGCCACCGAGCTGGTGGAGATCACCACCGACGGCGACCGCTCCCAGGCCGCGGGCACCCCGCTGGCCGGCTCCAGCAGCACCGGCGTCTTCGTCAGTGCGCTGCGCGAGGCCCTGCTGGCCGGCGAGGTCGACGTCGCCGTCCACTCCCTCAAGGACCTGCCCACCGCCCCCGAGCCGGGGATCGCGCTGGTCGCCGTCCCGCCGCGGGAGGACCCGCGCGACGTGGTGGTGGCACGGGACGGACTCACCCTCGGCGAGCTGCCCGTCGGCAGCATCGTCGGCACCGGCTCCCCGCGCCGCGCGGCCCAGCTGCACGCGCTCGGTCTCGGGGTCGAGGTGCGCGGGCTGCGGGGCAACGTGGACACCCGGATCGGGCACGTCACCTCCGGGCGGTACGACGCCGTCGTACTCGCCCGGGCCGGGCTGGCCCGTCTCGGGCGGGCCGGCGAGGCGACCGAGGTGCTCGACCCGCTGCAGATGTTGCCGGCCCCCGGACAGGGTGCGCTGGCGATCGAGTGTCGCGCCTCCGACGGCGCGACCCGTGAGGCGCTCGGCGCCCTGGACGACCCGGTCACCCGGGCCTGCGTCCTGGCCGAGCGCAGCACCCTGGCCACCCTCGAGGGCGGATGCTCCGCCCCGATCGGGGCGCTGGCCGAGGTGGCCGAGGCAGAGGAACCGGGGCGTCACGAACTGTGGCTGCGCGCGATCGTCCTCTCGACCGACGGGGCCCTCTCCATACGGAAGTCCGCTTCCGTGCTCCTGGCGACGGACCCTGACAACTGGCGTCACGACGCCGACGCGCTCGGGCGACGGTTGGCCACCGAGATGCTCGAGGACGGAGCCCACCGCCTGGAGACGCCGCCCGGCGTCGCCCGGCCGGACGATGTTCTCGGGATGCACGACCCGCACACGACCGCACAATCAGCAGAGGTGCATGACGCATGA
- a CDS encoding glutamyl-tRNA reductase, producing the protein MSVLVVGISHNSAPVALLEKVALDDSGVQKLIADAASGDHVTEATVISTCNRLEIYTEVDRFHGSIEELSRLLVERAGSTTEAMLPHLYVHYDDGAISHLFKVAAGMDSMALGEGQILGQTRDALRRGQELGTVGPALNVLFQQALRVGKRSRAETGIDQVAPTLVTAALAEIGRSLRGADPVAGRNAVVIGAGAMAGLATATLRRLGAARIAVVNRSAERAERLAAQYDGIPVRLADLPGTLADADVVISCTGAVGAVLTVDVVRAARGTRTEPLAVVDLALPHDVDPSVGDLPDVHLVGLADLATVLLGDQAAEEVHEVRRIVGEEVTAFLAARRQASVTPTVVALRSMATSVVDAEMTRLDSRLPELDPQVRAELQHTVRRVADKLLHEPTVRVKELANDQGAVSYAAALAELFALDPEAVDAVTRAVGVNDEGGDR; encoded by the coding sequence ATGAGCGTGCTGGTGGTGGGGATCTCCCACAACTCCGCACCCGTCGCGCTGCTGGAGAAGGTCGCCCTCGACGACAGCGGTGTGCAGAAGCTGATCGCCGACGCGGCCAGCGGTGACCACGTCACCGAGGCGACGGTCATCTCGACCTGCAACCGGCTCGAGATCTACACCGAGGTCGACCGGTTCCACGGCAGCATCGAGGAGCTCTCGCGCCTGCTGGTCGAGCGCGCCGGCTCCACCACGGAGGCGATGCTCCCGCACCTCTACGTGCACTACGACGACGGCGCGATCTCGCACCTGTTCAAGGTCGCCGCCGGGATGGACTCGATGGCGCTCGGCGAGGGCCAGATCCTCGGCCAGACCCGGGACGCGCTGCGCCGCGGCCAGGAGCTCGGCACCGTCGGACCCGCCCTGAACGTGCTCTTCCAGCAGGCACTGCGGGTCGGCAAGCGCAGCCGGGCCGAGACCGGCATCGACCAGGTCGCACCCACGCTGGTGACCGCGGCGCTGGCCGAGATCGGCCGCTCGCTGCGCGGGGCGGACCCGGTCGCCGGACGCAACGCCGTGGTGATCGGCGCCGGCGCGATGGCCGGCCTCGCCACCGCCACGCTGCGGCGCCTGGGCGCGGCCCGGATCGCGGTGGTCAACCGTTCCGCCGAGCGCGCCGAGCGCCTCGCCGCCCAGTACGACGGCATCCCGGTCCGCCTGGCCGACCTGCCCGGCACCCTGGCCGACGCCGACGTGGTGATCAGCTGCACCGGCGCGGTCGGCGCGGTGCTCACCGTGGACGTGGTGCGCGCCGCCCGCGGCACCCGCACCGAGCCGCTCGCCGTGGTCGACCTGGCACTGCCCCACGACGTGGACCCGTCGGTCGGCGACCTGCCCGACGTGCACCTGGTCGGCCTGGCCGACCTGGCCACCGTGCTGCTCGGCGACCAGGCCGCCGAGGAGGTGCACGAGGTGCGCCGCATCGTCGGCGAGGAGGTCACCGCCTTCCTCGCCGCCCGCCGTCAGGCCAGCGTCACCCCGACCGTGGTCGCCCTGCGCTCGATGGCGACCTCCGTGGTGGACGCGGAGATGACCCGCCTGGACAGCCGGTTGCCCGAGCTCGACCCCCAGGTGCGCGCCGAGCTCCAGCACACCGTGCGACGTGTCGCCGACAAGCTGCTGCACGAGCCGACCGTGCGGGTCAAGGAGCTCGCCAACGACCAGGGCGCCGTCTCCTACGCCGCCGCGCTGGCCGAGCTCTTCGCCCTCGACCCGGAGGCGGTCGACGCCGTCACCCGTGCGGTCGGGGTCAACGACGAAGGAGGCGACCGATGA
- a CDS encoding histidine phosphatase family protein yields the protein MARQARPGSTRSATPDTWVHLLRHGEVHNPDGVLYGRRDGFHLSDRGRAMALKAAGHLADRDITVIRSSPLERARETAAPLADKLGLEIGVEERVLESTNRFEGKRFAGGENALRDPRTWRHLYNPFKPSWGEPYKQVVARMLDAVEDARAAAEGHEAVLVSHQLPIWITRLAVEKRSFLHDPRKRQCTLCSVTSFGFTSLEITQITYAEPAIDLIPRGDVAAPFSAGDAPEELKPEGTPPE from the coding sequence ATGGCACGACAGGCACGCCCCGGATCGACCCGCAGCGCCACCCCGGACACGTGGGTCCACCTGCTGCGCCACGGCGAGGTGCACAACCCCGACGGCGTCCTCTACGGCCGCCGGGACGGATTCCACCTCTCCGACCGCGGCCGGGCGATGGCGCTGAAGGCCGCCGGGCACCTGGCCGACCGCGACATCACCGTGATCCGCTCCTCGCCGCTGGAGCGGGCGCGGGAGACCGCTGCGCCGCTCGCCGACAAGCTGGGCCTGGAGATCGGGGTCGAGGAGCGGGTGCTGGAGTCCACCAACCGGTTCGAGGGCAAGCGCTTCGCCGGCGGCGAGAACGCGCTGCGCGACCCGCGCACCTGGCGCCACCTCTACAACCCGTTCAAGCCGTCGTGGGGCGAGCCCTACAAGCAGGTCGTGGCGCGGATGCTTGACGCCGTCGAGGACGCCCGCGCGGCCGCCGAGGGGCACGAGGCGGTGCTGGTCTCCCACCAGCTGCCGATCTGGATCACCCGGCTGGCCGTGGAGAAGCGCTCCTTCCTGCACGACCCCCGCAAGCGTCAGTGCACGCTGTGCTCGGTCACCTCGTTCGGGTTCACCAGCCTCGAGATCACCCAGATCACCTATGCCGAGCCGGCCATCGACCTGATCCCGCGCGGTGACGTCGCGGCGCCGTTCTCCGCCGGCGACGCACCCGAGGAGCTCAAGCCGGAGGGGACGCCCCCGGAATGA
- a CDS encoding lytic transglycosylase domain-containing protein, with protein sequence MALLSTAWTASVAGIGGPSPMLAADNAAPGTLADGTSVPAEEFEDPASMSNPGSVEGFEDGNGAGIITAASTNQIPSAALAAYQRAESVINSADESCKLTWQLVAAIGRVESNHGRTGGNVLDDDGLAKPGIFGDPLNGKRKTQAISDTDGGQYDNDTRWDRAVGPMQFIPQTWGVVGVDADGDGQRNPQDIDDAALATSVYLCSGSDDLSTTKGQRAAVYRYNNNEEYVDLVLRIMDAYLEGDYTSVPNNSTAAGYIVPGDQSYNPGDDTGSSSDDEAPGVFNDPDTNTGGGSDDGDTGGDPGSDPGDKGSDGDTGSDPGDEGPGNGGNKDNEPAAPDSVGEKVKEKVDDLDKGLGGLVNGVLGLLAPNEAATACKAAFPKLTQALQYIGCLVSYGLKQ encoded by the coding sequence TTGGCTCTGCTGTCGACCGCATGGACCGCGAGTGTCGCGGGGATCGGCGGGCCCAGCCCGATGCTGGCCGCCGACAACGCCGCACCCGGCACCCTGGCCGACGGCACCAGCGTGCCGGCCGAGGAGTTCGAGGACCCCGCCAGCATGTCCAACCCCGGCTCCGTCGAGGGCTTCGAGGACGGCAACGGCGCGGGCATCATCACCGCCGCGAGCACCAACCAGATCCCCTCCGCCGCGCTGGCCGCCTACCAGCGGGCCGAGAGCGTGATCAACTCCGCCGACGAGTCGTGCAAGCTGACCTGGCAGCTGGTCGCCGCCATCGGCCGCGTCGAGTCCAACCACGGGCGCACCGGCGGCAACGTGCTCGACGACGACGGCTTGGCCAAGCCGGGCATCTTCGGCGACCCGCTCAACGGCAAGCGCAAGACGCAGGCGATCAGCGACACCGACGGCGGCCAGTACGACAACGACACCCGGTGGGACCGCGCGGTCGGCCCGATGCAGTTCATCCCGCAGACCTGGGGCGTGGTCGGCGTCGACGCCGACGGTGACGGGCAGCGCAACCCCCAGGACATCGACGACGCCGCCCTCGCCACGTCGGTCTACCTCTGCTCCGGCTCCGACGACCTGTCCACCACGAAGGGCCAGCGCGCCGCCGTCTACCGCTACAACAACAACGAGGAGTACGTCGATCTCGTCCTGCGGATCATGGACGCCTACCTGGAGGGCGACTACACCTCGGTCCCGAACAACTCGACCGCGGCCGGCTACATCGTGCCGGGCGACCAGAGCTACAACCCCGGCGACGACACCGGGAGCAGCAGCGACGACGAGGCGCCCGGCGTCTTCAACGACCCCGACACCAACACCGGCGGCGGCAGCGACGACGGCGACACCGGTGGCGACCCGGGTAGCGACCCGGGAGACAAAGGCTCCGATGGCGACACCGGAAGCGACCCGGGAGACGAGGGTCCCGGAAACGGCGGCAATAAGGACAACGAACCTGCAGCCCCGGACAGCGTTGGCGAGAAGGTCAAGGAGAAAGTCGATGACCTCGACAAGGGGCTTGGCGGACTCGTCAACGGCGTGCTCGGGCTCCTGGCCCCAAACGAAGCGGCGACGGCGTGCAAAGCCGCCTTCCCGAAGCTCACACAGGCCCTCCAGTACATCGGTTGTCTGGTCTCGTACGGCCTTAAGCAGTAG
- a CDS encoding cytochrome c biogenesis CcdA family protein, with product MSEWFEAQASSGALVVAVPVALVAGIVSFFSPCVIPLLPGYLSYATGLSGADLATGKAAEHRGRMLAGSLLFVLGFAVVFVFAFTAFGGIAARLQQWQDVLTIVLGVLLIVLGLVFAGAVPWLQREWRIHAMPGVGLAAAPVIGALFAIGWTPCVGPTLAVIANLTYAEGGTAARGAILGLCYAIGLGLPFVLAAVFYERALNGLKWVRRHQVWVMRAGGVFMIALGIAMVTGWWDHLTQWVQLQVVDYGETVV from the coding sequence ATGAGCGAGTGGTTCGAGGCCCAGGCGTCGTCCGGGGCGCTGGTGGTCGCCGTACCGGTGGCGCTGGTGGCCGGGATCGTCTCCTTCTTCTCCCCGTGCGTGATCCCGCTGCTCCCCGGCTACCTCTCGTACGCCACCGGACTCTCCGGGGCCGACCTGGCCACGGGCAAGGCTGCGGAGCACCGCGGCCGGATGCTGGCGGGCTCGCTGCTGTTCGTGCTCGGCTTCGCGGTGGTCTTCGTCTTCGCGTTCACCGCCTTCGGCGGGATCGCCGCCCGCTTGCAGCAGTGGCAGGACGTGCTGACCATCGTGCTCGGCGTGCTGCTGATCGTGCTCGGCCTGGTCTTCGCCGGCGCGGTGCCGTGGCTGCAGCGGGAGTGGCGGATCCATGCGATGCCCGGCGTCGGGCTGGCCGCGGCGCCGGTGATCGGCGCGCTCTTCGCGATCGGCTGGACGCCCTGTGTGGGACCGACGCTGGCCGTGATCGCCAACCTCACCTACGCCGAGGGCGGTACGGCGGCGCGCGGGGCGATCCTCGGACTCTGCTACGCGATCGGGCTCGGACTGCCCTTCGTGCTCGCCGCGGTCTTCTACGAGCGGGCGCTGAACGGGTTGAAGTGGGTGCGCCGGCACCAGGTCTGGGTGATGCGGGCCGGCGGCGTGTTCATGATCGCGCTCGGGATCGCGATGGTCACCGGCTGGTGGGACCACCTGACCCAGTGGGTCCAGCTGCAGGTGGTCGACTACGGGGAGACGGTCGTATGA
- a CDS encoding redox-sensing transcriptional repressor Rex codes for MSARSSSEAARVIPEATVARLPVYLRALTGLAESGIRTCSSEDLASAAGVNSAKLRKDLSYLGSYGTRGVGYDVDYLRYQIAREIGVTQDWPVVIVGIGNLGHALANYSGFRSRGFRVVALLDADPVVHGKKVAGIEVRPFDDLEAIVRDDAVAIGVIATPAAAAQDVADRMVGVGITSILNFAPGVIAVPDGVDVRKVDLSIELQILAYHEQRKAGGGAEPLAGAEPIAGTEPIAGTEPIAGAGGGAA; via the coding sequence GTGAGCGCACGGAGTTCGAGCGAAGCCGCCCGGGTGATCCCGGAGGCCACGGTCGCCCGCCTGCCTGTCTACCTGCGGGCGCTGACCGGACTGGCCGAGAGCGGCATCCGGACGTGCTCGAGTGAGGACCTGGCCTCCGCGGCCGGCGTGAACTCCGCCAAGCTCCGCAAGGACCTCTCCTATCTGGGCAGCTACGGCACCCGTGGGGTCGGGTACGACGTGGACTACCTGCGTTACCAGATCGCCCGCGAGATCGGGGTGACCCAGGACTGGCCCGTGGTCATCGTGGGGATCGGAAACCTCGGCCACGCGCTGGCGAACTACTCCGGCTTCCGCAGCCGTGGTTTCCGGGTCGTCGCGCTGCTGGACGCCGATCCGGTGGTGCACGGCAAGAAGGTCGCCGGCATCGAGGTCCGCCCCTTCGACGACCTGGAGGCGATCGTCCGCGACGACGCGGTCGCCATCGGTGTCATCGCCACCCCGGCCGCCGCGGCCCAGGACGTGGCCGACCGGATGGTCGGCGTCGGCATCACCAGCATCCTGAACTTCGCGCCCGGCGTGATCGCGGTGCCCGACGGCGTCGACGTCCGCAAGGTCGACCTCTCCATCGAGCTGCAGATCCTCGCCTACCACGAGCAGCGGAAGGCCGGTGGCGGCGCGGAGCCGCTCGCCGGTGCCGAGCCGATCGCCGGTACGGAGCCGATCGCCGGTACGGAGCCGATCGCCGGCGCGGGCGGAGGTGCGGCATGA
- the hemB gene encoding porphobilinogen synthase, producing MSDIEHPVVRPRRLRTTPAMRELVAETTLTPAQLVLPVFVREGASEPRPISSMPGVVQHTRDSLRRAASEAVQAGLKGIMLFGIPETKDAVGSGATDPEGILNVAIADVAAEVGDNLVVMGDLCLDEFTDHGHCGVLTPDGRVDNDATLLRYAEMAVVMADAGVDLVGPSGMMDGQVAVIRDALDRAGHTDTGILAYSAKYASAFYGPFREAVDSSLKGDRRTYQQDGRNAREGVAEALLDIEEAADLVMVKPALAYLDVIRRVREAVDVPVAAYNISGEYAMVEAAAERGWIDREPAILETLTSIRRAGADIILTYWATEAATLLRR from the coding sequence ATGAGCGACATCGAGCACCCCGTCGTACGTCCCCGCCGGCTGCGGACCACGCCGGCGATGCGGGAGCTGGTCGCCGAGACCACGTTGACGCCGGCCCAGCTGGTCCTGCCCGTCTTCGTCAGGGAGGGCGCCTCGGAGCCGAGGCCGATCAGCTCGATGCCCGGGGTGGTCCAGCACACCCGCGACAGCCTCCGGCGGGCGGCGTCGGAGGCGGTCCAGGCCGGGCTGAAGGGCATCATGCTGTTCGGGATCCCCGAGACCAAGGACGCGGTCGGCTCCGGCGCCACCGACCCCGAGGGCATCCTCAACGTCGCCATCGCCGACGTGGCCGCCGAGGTTGGGGACAACCTGGTGGTGATGGGCGACCTCTGCCTGGACGAGTTCACCGACCACGGCCACTGCGGAGTGCTCACTCCCGACGGTCGCGTCGACAACGACGCCACACTCCTCCGGTACGCCGAGATGGCCGTGGTGATGGCCGACGCCGGCGTCGACCTGGTCGGCCCCAGCGGGATGATGGACGGTCAGGTCGCGGTGATCCGGGACGCGCTCGACCGGGCCGGGCACACCGACACCGGCATCCTGGCCTACTCCGCGAAATACGCCTCCGCCTTCTACGGCCCGTTCCGGGAGGCGGTCGACAGCAGCCTGAAGGGAGACCGGCGCACCTACCAGCAGGACGGACGCAACGCCCGCGAGGGCGTCGCCGAGGCGCTGCTGGACATCGAGGAGGCGGCGGACCTGGTGATGGTGAAGCCGGCGCTGGCCTACCTGGACGTGATCCGCCGGGTCCGCGAGGCCGTCGACGTGCCGGTGGCGGCGTACAACATCTCGGGGGAGTACGCGATGGTGGAGGCGGCCGCCGAGCGGGGCTGGATCGACCGGGAGCCGGCGATCCTGGAAACGCTGACCTCGATCCGCCGGGCCGGCGCGGACATCATCTTGACCTACTGGGCGACCGAGGCCGCGACGCTGCTGCGCCGCTGA
- a CDS encoding TlpA disulfide reductase family protein, protein MTLRVRAAAVLAAALVLTGCSDVGGTEGVEYVAGDGQVIEVAADDRAEPVEVSGTTVQDEPLDLADLRGQVVVVNVWWSGCGPCRTEMPMLVEAEAELAEDHPDQTAFVGINIRDLAPETAAAFERDRGVDYPSLYDPGSKTLLGFGKYAPYAPPATLILDTEGRVAALINGPVPSKSTLLTLVEDLLPAEGAA, encoded by the coding sequence ATGACGTTGCGTGTGCGCGCAGCGGCCGTGCTGGCCGCTGCGCTGGTCCTGACCGGCTGCTCGGACGTGGGCGGCACCGAGGGCGTCGAGTACGTCGCCGGTGACGGCCAGGTCATCGAGGTCGCCGCCGACGACCGCGCCGAGCCGGTCGAGGTCAGCGGCACCACGGTCCAGGACGAGCCGCTCGACCTCGCCGACCTGCGCGGCCAGGTCGTGGTGGTCAACGTGTGGTGGTCCGGCTGCGGGCCCTGCCGGACCGAGATGCCGATGCTGGTGGAGGCCGAGGCGGAGCTCGCCGAGGACCACCCGGACCAGACGGCCTTCGTCGGCATCAACATCCGGGACCTCGCCCCGGAGACCGCGGCGGCCTTCGAGCGCGACCGCGGCGTGGACTACCCCTCCCTCTACGACCCCGGCTCCAAGACGCTCCTCGGCTTCGGGAAGTACGCGCCCTACGCCCCGCCGGCCACCCTCATCCTCGACACCGAGGGACGGGTCGCGGCGCTGATCAACGGTCCGGTCCCCTCCAAGAGCACACTGCTCACCCTCGTCGAGGACCTCCTGCCCGCCGAGGGCGCTGCATGA